A single genomic interval of Sulfurovum sp. TSL6 harbors:
- a CDS encoding ThiF family adenylyltransferase, whose product MTPEQYFNRQIQLWGEATQKALQNKKIAIIGSGGLGSTLAMALGTSGIGEIHMVDFDTVSNHNIHRQIAFTLNDEGKNKAKAVATLIESKNPFVKALAFDMDFDAFKALGNTYDLILDATDNLPVRGEIDKHAKETNTPWIYASVEEFNGQVCFFDQANFQVFNISDHKPGGITAPIVMHIGSLQANLALRYLAGLSVTKDKLYYLYFNDEGELMTQKFGMPEA is encoded by the coding sequence ATGACACCAGAACAATACTTTAACAGACAGATACAATTATGGGGTGAGGCTACACAAAAGGCGCTTCAAAATAAAAAGATAGCAATCATCGGTTCTGGCGGTTTAGGATCTACTTTAGCGATGGCACTCGGTACTTCAGGTATAGGTGAGATACATATGGTGGATTTCGATACAGTTTCCAATCATAACATCCATAGACAAATAGCATTTACACTCAATGATGAAGGAAAAAACAAAGCCAAAGCTGTAGCCACACTGATAGAGTCTAAAAATCCTTTTGTCAAAGCACTTGCTTTTGATATGGATTTTGATGCATTCAAAGCGTTGGGAAACACGTATGATCTCATACTTGATGCTACAGATAATCTTCCTGTAAGAGGGGAGATAGATAAACATGCCAAAGAGACAAATACACCTTGGATATATGCAAGTGTTGAAGAGTTTAACGGGCAGGTTTGTTTCTTTGATCAAGCAAATTTTCAAGTTTTTAATATTTCTGACCACAAACCCGGCGGTATTACTGCACCTATCGTGATGCATATCGGATCTTTGCAGGCAAATTTGGCATTACGCTATCTTGCCGGGCTTTCTGTGACAAAAGATAAACTCTATTATCTTTATTTTAATGATGAAGGTGAATTAATGACACAAAAATTTGGTATGCCAGAGGCGTAA
- a CDS encoding carbon-nitrogen hydrolase family protein, which yields MAQLVVAALQLPTLGMNATRLEFYLKQAKQRNAEVMLLGEYVLNHFFKEFATMSPNMVKEQTRKHTELLKHLAAKYDIVFVAPIIVTKKDGYHKTIMKITPKTTRYYEQQILLPYAHWNEKKFFANPINALKDPMTFNIKGFKVMVMAGFELHFDHFWQRATEKKIDLVLLPTASTFGSHNRWREIIKTKAFLHGCYILRANRLGEYSDNEVKWKFYGDTMLVSPEGEIEMMLEDKESMLVEVIDKADVLEHRKAWAFEKELQLRMQ from the coding sequence ATGGCACAACTTGTTGTAGCAGCACTCCAATTACCAACATTGGGTATGAATGCAACAAGGCTAGAGTTTTATTTGAAGCAAGCCAAGCAAAGAAATGCAGAGGTAATGCTTCTTGGTGAGTATGTGCTGAATCATTTTTTTAAAGAGTTTGCCACAATGTCACCAAATATGGTGAAAGAACAGACACGTAAACATACAGAGCTTCTTAAACACCTTGCAGCAAAATATGATATTGTGTTTGTTGCACCTATCATTGTCACGAAAAAAGATGGATATCATAAAACCATTATGAAGATCACGCCTAAGACCACAAGATATTATGAACAGCAAATTCTTCTTCCTTATGCGCATTGGAATGAAAAAAAGTTTTTTGCCAATCCTATCAATGCACTTAAAGATCCTATGACTTTCAATATAAAAGGCTTCAAAGTGATGGTCATGGCTGGATTTGAACTTCATTTTGACCATTTCTGGCAAAGGGCAACTGAAAAAAAGATCGATCTTGTACTGCTCCCTACTGCTTCAACATTTGGATCTCATAACCGTTGGAGAGAGATCATCAAAACTAAAGCTTTTTTACACGGATGTTATATACTGAGGGCTAATCGTTTAGGTGAATACAGTGACAATGAAGTCAAATGGAAATTTTACGGTGATACGATGCTCGTATCACCAGAAGGTGAAATAGAGATGATGCTTGAAGATAAAGAGTCTATGCTGGTTGAGGTGATAGATAAAGCAGATGTGCTGGAACACAGAAAAGCATGGGCATTTGAGAAAGAGTTGCAGTTAAGAATGCAGTAG
- the xseB gene encoding exodeoxyribonuclease VII small subunit, protein MKNETFEEKLAHSKELLEKLMNPEITLEESVKLYEEGLKNIKEAQTLIEEAKTKITVIEQANQNTGDTL, encoded by the coding sequence ATGAAAAATGAAACATTTGAAGAGAAACTCGCACATTCAAAAGAATTACTTGAAAAATTGATGAATCCGGAGATCACACTTGAAGAGTCAGTCAAGCTGTATGAAGAGGGTTTAAAAAATATCAAAGAGGCACAAACACTCATAGAAGAAGCCAAAACGAAAATCACAGTGATAGAACAGGCCAATCAAAATACTGGAGATACTCTGTAA
- a CDS encoding homoserine O-acetyltransferase: MEITTKTAQFSSPLYLESGRILEPYEIAYETYGELNEDKSNVILVCHALSGSHHAAGTYEGERKAGWWDGLIGDGKAIDTSKYFVICTNVIGSCFGSTGPMSNNYPSEDPYRLRFPVVTVKDMVRAQMHLLSQLGIYHVRAIVGGSMGGMQALQFAVDYPNFSDDIISLAATYATRPWTIAFNKVAVEAIRRDPRFKHGNYEKGAFQEEGLDGLAIGRIAGHISYLSPDSMDNKFGRNYVNNDGLFELFGRYEVERYMEYNTNNFSRIFDPLSYLYIVKAINTFNLSRGYDSLHEAILRIKANVHLISFSTDYLFFPCEMEHIAKMMERNGQSHTYLEVQSNYGHDAFLVELDKFEDHIKDVLQ, encoded by the coding sequence TAGAGAGTGGGCGTATCTTAGAACCGTATGAGATCGCCTATGAGACATACGGAGAGTTAAACGAAGACAAGTCTAATGTTATTTTAGTCTGTCATGCCCTGAGTGGTTCCCATCATGCAGCCGGGACCTATGAAGGTGAGCGAAAAGCCGGCTGGTGGGATGGATTGATTGGTGACGGTAAAGCGATTGATACCAGTAAATATTTTGTGATCTGTACCAATGTGATAGGTTCATGTTTCGGGTCGACAGGACCGATGAGCAACAATTACCCCAGTGAAGATCCTTATAGACTTCGATTTCCTGTAGTGACCGTTAAAGATATGGTACGTGCACAAATGCATCTTCTTTCTCAATTGGGTATCTACCATGTACGTGCTATAGTGGGTGGTTCTATGGGGGGTATGCAAGCACTTCAATTCGCAGTAGATTACCCGAACTTTTCAGATGATATCATTTCTCTTGCTGCTACGTACGCTACAAGACCCTGGACCATAGCATTCAACAAAGTGGCTGTAGAAGCGATACGTAGAGATCCGCGATTTAAACATGGAAACTATGAAAAAGGTGCCTTTCAGGAAGAGGGATTGGATGGATTAGCTATAGGACGTATCGCAGGACACATCTCTTACCTGTCACCAGACTCTATGGATAATAAGTTTGGACGTAATTATGTGAATAACGATGGACTTTTTGAACTCTTCGGACGTTATGAAGTTGAAAGATATATGGAGTACAATACCAATAACTTTTCACGTATATTTGATCCGCTTTCTTACCTATATATAGTAAAAGCGATCAATACCTTTAATTTAAGTCGTGGATATGACTCTTTGCATGAGGCTATTTTACGTATCAAAGCAAATGTGCATTTGATCAGTTTTTCAACTGATTATCTGTTTTTCCCTTGTGAGATGGAACATATTGCTAAGATGATGGAACGTAATGGACAGTCGCATACCTATTTAGAAGTTCAGAGTAATTATGGACATGATGCCTTTTTAGTAGAGTTAGATAAATTTGAAGACCATATTAAGGACGTATTACAATGA